One Acidobacteriota bacterium DNA segment encodes these proteins:
- a CDS encoding cytochrome c oxidase subunit 3, giving the protein LHALHMVVGIAIMLVILRMAWRGTFTPEYYSPVEVSGLYWHFVDIVWIFLFPLLYLLGRH; this is encoded by the coding sequence GGCTGCACGCGCTGCACATGGTCGTCGGCATCGCGATCATGCTGGTCATCCTCCGGATGGCGTGGCGCGGAACGTTCACGCCGGAGTACTACTCCCCGGTCGAGGTGTCCGGCCTCTACTGGCACTTCGTCGACATCGTCTGGATCTTCCTGTTCCCGCTGCTCTATCTGCTCGGAAGGCACTGA